Proteins encoded together in one Desulfosporosinus meridiei DSM 13257 window:
- a CDS encoding alkaline phosphatase family protein, which yields MKREALTQKLLVLGVDGMDPKVTRKFLAEGIMPNLQKFIEKGSAREDLSHLGALPTITPACWTTLATGAYPGTHGITCFWRQSPKSLDAVVYNMDSRNCEAEQLWNVTTEAGLKTLVWHWPGSAWPPTSDNPNLHVVDGTQPGSVNMGVAQLDWEKIIAANEEITELIYAPKLERPAGTGCMISDLSAITEEEEEPATDMMELWYGEAAMTGSEIREYIMGPENMEMVIESIPHYDVVNSPLKNAEGWAAAPADAKEFTILTSDGIVRRPTLILKNADGTYDRIAIYKNKKAEKPIAVLELGKMVSGIVDDINKEGVLKPACRSMKLLELSPDGTSVKLWISNALDIAQDKLWHPKELLKDVVENVGPVQPVSLVGGEDAYLVENVYEPAWDSYSQWQAKALNHLIKTRDYQVVFTHLHNVDCAGHMFWHLAKNLERWSYTDPEVNQNFIRKFYIQTDKYLGEFLHLLDEGWTIMILADHGLLVGEEFPPQIGEYGGMNVQVMEELGYTVMKKGENGKTLKEVDWEKTTAVQTRSNYIYINLKGRDAHGIVDPADKYELERKIMSDLYSYRYKGQRVIGLAMRNKDAVVLGTNGPQCGDIFFTVDEGFSRLHGDGLSTVEGAFDTSVSPIFLAAGNGIKENFKTVRTIRQVDIAPTIATLVGVRMPAHCEGAPIYQILTEEF from the coding sequence ATGAAAAGAGAAGCACTAACCCAGAAATTATTGGTATTAGGGGTCGACGGGATGGATCCCAAAGTAACCCGGAAGTTCTTAGCCGAAGGAATAATGCCAAACTTACAAAAATTTATAGAAAAAGGTTCGGCAAGAGAAGACTTATCCCACTTAGGTGCCCTGCCAACAATTACACCTGCCTGCTGGACGACCTTAGCAACAGGCGCTTATCCTGGAACACACGGAATTACCTGCTTTTGGCGGCAGTCACCAAAGAGCTTGGACGCTGTTGTCTATAATATGGATTCCAGAAATTGTGAAGCTGAGCAGTTATGGAATGTAACGACTGAAGCCGGCCTCAAAACCTTAGTATGGCATTGGCCCGGTTCCGCCTGGCCTCCGACCAGTGACAACCCGAATTTACATGTTGTTGATGGAACACAGCCGGGTTCGGTTAACATGGGTGTGGCACAACTTGATTGGGAAAAAATTATTGCAGCTAATGAGGAAATTACAGAATTAATCTATGCTCCCAAACTTGAACGTCCTGCCGGTACCGGCTGCATGATTTCCGATCTGAGTGCTATTACTGAAGAAGAAGAAGAACCAGCTACCGATATGATGGAATTATGGTATGGTGAAGCTGCCATGACAGGCAGTGAAATCCGTGAATATATCATGGGACCAGAAAATATGGAAATGGTTATTGAATCAATTCCTCATTATGATGTAGTCAATTCCCCGCTGAAAAATGCAGAAGGATGGGCGGCTGCACCGGCAGATGCTAAAGAATTTACGATTTTAACCTCTGATGGTATTGTAAGACGACCGACCTTAATTTTGAAGAATGCTGATGGCACCTATGACCGTATAGCAATTTATAAAAATAAGAAGGCAGAGAAGCCAATCGCAGTCTTAGAGCTGGGGAAAATGGTTTCCGGTATTGTAGATGACATTAATAAAGAGGGTGTATTAAAACCCGCCTGTCGTTCTATGAAACTCTTGGAACTTTCTCCCGATGGTACATCGGTGAAACTGTGGATCAGTAATGCCTTGGATATTGCCCAGGATAAATTATGGCATCCCAAAGAATTGTTAAAAGATGTTGTAGAAAATGTTGGACCGGTTCAGCCTGTCAGCTTGGTTGGGGGAGAAGATGCTTACCTGGTTGAGAATGTTTATGAACCTGCCTGGGATTCGTATAGTCAATGGCAAGCAAAGGCTTTAAATCATTTAATTAAAACCCGGGATTATCAGGTAGTGTTCACGCATTTGCATAATGTTGACTGTGCAGGTCATATGTTCTGGCACTTAGCGAAAAATCTGGAGCGCTGGAGTTATACTGACCCTGAAGTTAATCAGAACTTTATTCGGAAGTTTTACATTCAGACAGATAAATATTTGGGTGAATTCTTACATCTGTTAGATGAGGGATGGACAATCATGATTCTAGCTGACCATGGTTTACTGGTAGGGGAAGAATTCCCACCACAAATTGGTGAATATGGCGGCATGAATGTACAGGTCATGGAGGAACTCGGTTATACCGTAATGAAAAAGGGCGAAAACGGTAAAACTTTGAAAGAAGTAGATTGGGAAAAGACAACAGCTGTTCAGACTCGAAGCAACTATATATATATAAACTTAAAGGGCCGTGATGCCCATGGCATTGTTGACCCGGCGGACAAATATGAGCTGGAAAGAAAAATTATGTCTGACCTGTACTCCTATAGATATAAAGGACAGCGTGTTATCGGGCTGGCAATGCGGAATAAAGACGCCGTTGTCTTAGGAACAAACGGTCCGCAGTGTGGGGATATCTTCTTTACTGTCGATGAAGGGTTTAGCCGTTTACATGGCGATGGGTTATCCACTGTAGAGGGTGCTTTTGATACTTCTGTTTCCCCAATTTTCCTAGCAGCAGGGAATGGAATTAAAGAAAACTTTAAAACAGTTCGAACCATTAGACAAGTTGATATTGCACCGACTATTGCAACATTAGTAGGGGTAAGAATGCCTGCCCACTGTGAAGGGGCACCAATCTATCAGATTTTAACCGAAGAATTCTAA
- a CDS encoding thioredoxin family protein, whose amino-acid sequence MPLKQLNAKSFEEIIYDNEEPCLVIFSRKDCHVCKNVVPVLEELQPQYQDRVGFYYVDVEEDKNLFQRFSLKGVPQILFFKGGEYQAKLAGAVDEDKVIDKIAEVLES is encoded by the coding sequence ATGCCCTTAAAACAATTAAATGCCAAGAGTTTTGAAGAAATTATCTATGATAATGAGGAACCCTGTCTTGTTATTTTCTCCAGAAAAGACTGTCACGTTTGTAAAAATGTCGTTCCTGTTTTGGAGGAGCTTCAACCGCAATATCAAGACAGGGTTGGATTCTATTACGTGGATGTAGAAGAGGATAAAAACTTGTTCCAAAGATTCTCCTTAAAAGGAGTTCCACAGATTCTTTTCTTTAAGGGCGGCGAATATCAAGCAAAACTAGCTGGTGCTGTTGACGAAGACAAAGTCATCGATAAAATTGCGGAAGTACTGGAATCGTAA
- a CDS encoding FAD-dependent oxidoreductase, translating into MGVLTYDLIIIGGGPAGLTAAIYGGRAKLRTLVINKGTVGGLVNTTREIVNYPGYGQISGSDLMKDFKKHADSFGVEFLRDEVVSVDFSQEEKIICTKKKKEYSAKAVIIACGSEPRLLNIPGEKRLQGSGVAYCATCDAEFFEGEDVVVVGSGDQAIEEGMYITKFARKVTVIVLHDEGVLDCNKVSGERAFQNEKMEFVWNSTIQEVLGEVNVEGVKIKNLKTGLSSELTCQGAFFFVGMIPSTHFLKESGIGMDSRGYIPVNDLMETDLEGVYAVGDNRVKYLRQVVSAAGDGATAAVAAERYIEELNGFRTSVLKSDKKVLLLFFNALNNESLEFSTLLEEANQELSEPYKVVKMDTATKKNLAQKYDVKNVPSVVVLDRGQEIRRLDYSMDKEKLKAQLR; encoded by the coding sequence ATGGGAGTACTAACCTACGATCTAATCATTATCGGCGGGGGTCCCGCAGGGCTCACTGCGGCTATTTATGGGGGAAGAGCGAAGCTGAGAACTTTGGTAATCAACAAAGGGACGGTTGGAGGTTTGGTCAATACGACACGAGAAATTGTCAATTATCCGGGCTATGGCCAAATCAGTGGATCCGATCTTATGAAAGACTTTAAAAAGCATGCCGATTCCTTTGGTGTTGAATTCTTACGAGATGAAGTTGTGAGTGTTGATTTCTCACAAGAAGAAAAAATCATCTGTACCAAAAAAAAGAAAGAATACTCGGCTAAAGCGGTTATCATTGCTTGTGGCAGTGAGCCCAGACTCTTAAATATTCCCGGTGAAAAGCGGCTTCAGGGTAGTGGGGTTGCGTATTGTGCAACTTGTGATGCCGAGTTTTTTGAAGGCGAAGACGTTGTTGTCGTTGGCAGCGGGGATCAAGCCATTGAAGAAGGTATGTACATTACCAAGTTCGCTCGCAAAGTCACTGTGATTGTACTTCATGATGAAGGAGTTCTCGATTGTAATAAAGTGAGTGGGGAAAGGGCTTTCCAAAATGAAAAGATGGAGTTTGTATGGAACTCCACTATTCAAGAAGTCCTGGGCGAGGTTAATGTCGAGGGGGTTAAAATCAAGAACTTAAAAACGGGACTTTCCAGCGAACTTACTTGCCAGGGTGCTTTTTTCTTTGTTGGGATGATTCCTTCGACTCATTTTCTTAAGGAAAGTGGCATTGGGATGGACAGTAGAGGCTATATTCCTGTCAATGATTTAATGGAAACAGATCTCGAAGGGGTATATGCGGTGGGAGACAATCGGGTTAAATATTTAAGGCAAGTGGTTTCTGCTGCAGGTGATGGGGCAACGGCCGCAGTCGCTGCCGAGCGCTATATTGAGGAACTGAACGGGTTTCGTACGAGTGTACTGAAAAGCGACAAAAAAGTGCTCTTACTCTTCTTCAATGCCTTAAATAATGAAAGCTTGGAGTTTAGCACTTTATTAGAAGAGGCAAATCAAGAACTATCGGAACCCTACAAAGTGGTGAAAATGGATACGGCTACAAAGAAAAACTTGGCCCAAAAGTATGATGTCAAAAACGTACCATCAGTTGTTGTATTGGACAGAGGGCAAGAGATCAGGCGATTGGATTATTCAATGGATAAAGAAAAACTTAAAGCTCAATTAAGATAA
- a CDS encoding methyl-accepting chemotaxis protein — protein sequence MVPKTFKWDKASYVGDKPGPGWVSYEAIQQRRRVVKEVGKEGFGVPYIAVAIPIWENDNIVGAIAIQQSVDSREQLFEIANSLNKIIKTVDINVHQIAAEAQELSATGQQLGFISQSTKNQVDETDTIIGVIHKISAQTNLLGLNAAIEAARVGIHGKGFSVVADEVRKLAQSSSDSSKNIQATLKKIQDAVEQINSAVSEMIIVSDHQAASLTDIAPSVNELSKLADAIVALAKDLTTDHFNRK from the coding sequence ATGGTTCCAAAAACTTTCAAGTGGGATAAGGCCTCCTATGTCGGGGATAAACCTGGTCCCGGATGGGTTTCTTATGAAGCAATCCAACAGCGAAGACGGGTCGTCAAAGAAGTTGGGAAAGAAGGCTTCGGAGTTCCCTATATAGCTGTAGCAATACCCATTTGGGAAAACGACAACATTGTCGGTGCTATTGCCATTCAACAATCCGTAGATAGCAGGGAACAGCTTTTTGAAATTGCTAACTCCTTAAATAAGATTATTAAAACTGTCGATATTAATGTTCACCAAATAGCGGCGGAAGCTCAGGAGCTTTCAGCGACTGGACAACAGCTGGGTTTTATCTCGCAGAGTACTAAAAATCAAGTTGATGAAACAGATACCATAATTGGGGTCATTCACAAAATCTCCGCTCAGACAAATTTACTGGGACTTAATGCTGCCATAGAAGCGGCTCGAGTCGGCATACATGGCAAAGGGTTTTCTGTAGTTGCTGATGAAGTCCGCAAACTTGCTCAAAGCAGTTCTGATTCCTCAAAGAATATCCAAGCAACCCTAAAAAAGATTCAAGATGCGGTAGAGCAGATAAATTCCGCCGTCAGTGAAATGATTATAGTGTCAGACCATCAAGCAGCTTCATTAACAGATATTGCCCCTTCAGTCAATGAATTATCTAAATTGGCTGATGCTATTGTCGCCTTAGCGAAAGATCTAACCACTGATCATTTTAACCGAAAATGA
- a CDS encoding DEAD/DEAH box helicase — protein sequence MNTFNKLGIDEALVTALKQQGIVEPTVIQEQAIPYILDAKDVLGQSETGTGKTLAFLLPIIQRIDTLKKETQAMILTPTHELAIQIQREIETLVKDSGIAVTSAAIIGNVNISRQIEKLKQKPHIIVGSSGRILELIQKKKIVAQTVKTIVLDEADRLLDENNSAIVKGVIKTTLSRTQLLLFSATLSPQTQQKASTLLKTPEVIRVTETIMIAPTVEHMYFLAEQRDKIEALRKLIRIIIPTRGLIFINKSEEIEKTVLTLKYHGLEAEGIFGGAKKAERKKAMDDFRSGKSSLLVASDIAARGLDIKGITHIFNLDLSEDPQLYLHRVGRTGRAGNKGIAISIVNPQEVQVLRKLESAFGIQISPKEMSQGKIVNVRKKLQRKV from the coding sequence ATGAATACCTTTAATAAACTTGGAATCGACGAAGCTTTAGTAACTGCTCTTAAACAACAAGGGATTGTTGAGCCAACTGTAATTCAAGAGCAAGCAATACCCTATATCTTAGATGCGAAAGATGTATTGGGCCAGTCGGAAACAGGAACCGGTAAAACCTTAGCTTTTCTGCTTCCGATTATTCAAAGGATCGATACTCTCAAGAAAGAAACTCAAGCAATGATTCTTACTCCAACCCATGAACTAGCTATCCAAATTCAGCGTGAGATAGAGACTCTAGTAAAAGACTCTGGTATTGCAGTTACTTCCGCTGCAATCATCGGAAACGTAAATATTTCTCGGCAAATTGAAAAATTAAAGCAAAAACCCCATATAATAGTGGGTTCCAGTGGAAGAATTCTTGAGCTAATTCAAAAGAAAAAGATAGTAGCTCAAACTGTTAAAACAATTGTGCTTGATGAAGCTGATCGTCTACTTGATGAGAATAACAGCGCTATTGTTAAAGGGGTAATAAAGACGACCCTAAGCAGAACGCAGCTATTGTTGTTTTCGGCGACCTTATCCCCCCAGACCCAACAGAAGGCGTCGACACTATTAAAAACTCCTGAAGTCATTCGAGTGACCGAAACAATCATGATTGCTCCCACCGTTGAACATATGTATTTTTTGGCAGAACAGAGAGATAAAATTGAAGCCCTGAGAAAATTAATTAGAATAATCATCCCTACGCGAGGGCTGATATTTATTAATAAAAGTGAAGAGATTGAAAAAACGGTCTTAACACTAAAATATCACGGTTTAGAAGCAGAGGGCATTTTTGGAGGGGCTAAAAAGGCTGAACGAAAAAAGGCGATGGATGATTTCAGGAGTGGAAAAAGCTCCTTGTTAGTGGCTTCAGATATAGCTGCCAGAGGATTAGACATAAAGGGGATCACCCATATTTTTAACTTAGATTTGTCGGAAGATCCTCAGCTTTATCTTCATAGAGTCGGCAGAACAGGCAGGGCAGGTAATAAGGGGATTGCTATTTCAATCGTCAATCCACAGGAGGTTCAGGTTTTAAGAAAGTTAGAAAGCGCTTTTGGAATTCAGATTAGCCCTAAAGAAATGTCCCAAGGAAAGATCGTTAACGTAAGAAAAAAGTTACAGAGGAAAGTGTGA
- a CDS encoding AAA family ATPase, which produces MQSSPLELARKLDEEGYLIDPVTATTLFLSLALDKPCLIEGPAGVGKTQLALALARAEKRRLIRLQCYEGLDLSKALYDWNYAKQLLRLQLAKTEEWDEIKFDLFSEEFLLSRPLLEAILSSEPVLLLIDELDKSDEEFESFLLELLAERQVSIPELGTISSKTKPIVILTSNNSRDFSDALRRRCIHIYLTYPSLDREISILRAHAPELADSLVRDVCEFVAKVRKLPLQKLPSVSETIDYARALKALQLEELNYANLLGTLSVLLKYPKDIAKLEERLKKWETESRQSKDNQ; this is translated from the coding sequence ATGCAGTCTTCTCCTTTAGAGTTAGCGCGAAAACTAGATGAAGAAGGTTATTTAATAGATCCAGTAACAGCGACAACCTTATTCCTTTCTTTAGCTCTAGATAAACCTTGTCTTATTGAAGGGCCTGCTGGGGTGGGCAAGACACAGTTGGCTTTAGCCCTGGCGCGAGCAGAGAAAAGAAGACTTATCAGGTTACAGTGTTATGAAGGACTTGATTTAAGTAAGGCGTTGTACGATTGGAATTATGCTAAACAACTTTTGCGCTTACAGCTTGCCAAAACCGAAGAGTGGGATGAAATAAAATTTGATTTATTTTCGGAAGAGTTTTTACTCTCTAGACCGCTTTTAGAAGCGATTCTATCTTCTGAACCAGTTCTATTACTCATTGATGAGTTAGATAAAAGCGATGAAGAATTTGAGAGTTTTCTTCTGGAGCTACTAGCTGAGCGACAGGTTTCTATTCCCGAATTAGGAACTATATCTTCGAAAACAAAACCAATTGTAATTTTAACCAGCAACAATTCTCGCGATTTTAGCGATGCCTTAAGACGACGTTGTATACATATTTATTTGACATATCCCAGCTTAGATCGAGAAATCTCGATTCTTAGAGCCCATGCTCCGGAGCTGGCAGATAGTTTAGTTAGAGATGTTTGTGAGTTTGTTGCTAAAGTAAGAAAATTGCCGTTACAGAAGCTGCCTAGCGTATCCGAGACCATTGACTATGCCCGGGCCTTAAAAGCTCTTCAGCTGGAGGAATTGAATTATGCTAACCTCCTTGGGACTTTGAGCGTTTTGTTAAAATACCCTAAGGACATTGCGAAGCTAGAAGAACGCCTTAAAAAGTGGGAAACCGAGAGTAGACAAAGTAAGGATAATCAATAA